The genomic stretch GCCATAAGTATCATTGTACCGTTTAAAATAGTCAATATCTCCTAAAATCAAGGATAAGGGTTTTTTCTCCCTTGCTAAACGTCGCCATTCTTGTTCTAAGGTTTCATCAAAACAACGACGGTTAGCCACTTCGGTTAAGCCATCAAGATTGGCTAATCGATGTAATTTATAATTAAGATCGTGTAATTCCCTGTTCATTTTGTTCAGAGATGCTTCATATCTTTGTTGTTCTTCTTCTGCTCGTTTTCTGGTGCTTACATCAGTTTGTACGCCAATATAATAAATGACTTTTTCTGATTCATCAAGAACGGGAGATAAAGACACTTCATTCCAAAATAAAGAACCATCTTTTCGATAATTTCTGAGGATAACACAGCAAGCTTTCCCCTCTGCAATACGGTGATGTAGTTGTTCTATTTGGGGTTGATGGCGATCACTTCCTTGCAAAAAACGGCAATTTTTTCCTTTAACTTCTTTTAAAGAATACCCTGTCATTTTTTCAAATCCAGGATTAACATACATAATAGGATAATCAGGATGAGTGGCATCGGTAATAATAATTCCATTATGAGTTGCCGCCACCGCTTGATGCAATAAGTAGGCTTCAATTTGGGGTTGAGAATAAAATTGTTGGGCAGCTTCTGTTAATTTTAATTGTTGTTTTAGCTGACTATTATTTCCTTTTAATTGTTGACTGGATAAACTGATTTTTACTTGATTTTCAACCCTAGCTAAAACTTCCTCCAGTTGATAAGGTTTTGTAATATAATCTACTCCTCCCATTTCAAAAGCTTTCACTTTTTCCCCAATTTGATCGAAAGCACTGAGAAAAATGACCGGAATTTCAGCCGTATTCTTTTTAGCCTTTAATTGCTGACAAACCTGATAACCATCCAATTGAGGAAGTTTAATATCTAATAACATTAAATCAGGGGGTTGAGTTTCCGCCGCAAGTAAAGCCATTTCTCCATCAATAGCTTGTCTAACTTGATAGCCTTGATCTTGAAGAATATTAGAGAGTAATCGTAGATTGTCAAGTTGATCTTCAACGATTAAAATATTGGCTTGATAGGGAGTTTCTGTCTTCATGATTCATTCATTAAAGGTTGAGTAAGTTCTCGGATTTGACGAAAATTAAAGTGATTAACTAACTCAGTCATCCCGATAGCAACAGCAATCTGTTGATGGGGTATTTGTTGAATTAATTTATACAAACTTTGACTATCTCCAGCACTCGCCGCCCAAGACACTTGATTAATCCAATCCAGGGGCATCATCTCTAAAGATGACGGGGTTAAATGAATCGATAAATTCTCTTCATTCTTTATTTCCCTTTCTTCATTTTCGTAATCATAGTTCACGCCTAAATGTAGTTTGATTTTATGGAGTAATCGCTCAATTTCAAAAGGTTTATACAAAATGTCATCACAAACTGAAGCTAATCTATTAATGTGATCATTTTCTAACGTACCTGACGAAATTGCAATAATAGTTGTCTTATTTTGTTGAGTTAAATCCTTAATTTGTTGAATGGCTCTATAGCCATCCATGATTGGCATACGAGTATCCATAAAAATTAAATTAGGTCGCCAATTATACCAAATTTCTAAGGCTTCTTGTCCATTATTAGCTTCTTGGAGTTGAAAGCCAATAGGCTGTAAAAATTTCATTAATAACTGTCTATTTTCTAAGTGATCGTCTACAATTAAAATTCGATATTCTTGTTGATTGGGAGTAAGTCTAATGATTTTTCGATTCGCCCCAATTTGGCTGACTTCAGGCTCTTCAGGCAGAATAATAGGCAAATAAAACTGAATAATTGTTCCTTGATTGACTTGACTATTTAAGTAAATTTTTCCTCCCATTAAATGCACTAATTTTTGAGTAATGGATAAGCCTAATCCTGCCCCTTCCGTGGGAATTCCTCGAAAAAAGGGTTCAAATACTTTTTGTTGTATGTCTAAAGGAATTCCACAGCCTGTATCCTCCACTTCAATCCAAATAATCTGTTGTGAAGAATCATTATTATTGCTAATTTCATCCAATGTCCATGATTGATTATTACTGACTAATCGTAAGGTAATACTGCCCTTATCTGTAAATTTTATTGCATTGTCTAAAAGATTAATTAATATTTGTCTTAATTTATTTTCATCGGTTTTAATATAGGTAGGAACTTCGAGATCAATATCAAGGATTAGCTGTAAATTTTTGCTCTGAGCTTTAAGCTTTAACATTTCAATAATTGGCTCAATTAGTTTTTTCAAATTAAAGGAAGTTGGATTAACAAAATCTGAACCGACTTCTAATTTTGAAATTTCTAAAATATCGTTAAACAAGGTCAATAAATATTCGCCACTCCGACGCATAATGGTTAAATTTTCTTGTTGTTCTAGGGTCAAGGTGCGATCTCGGTTCAGTAATTCTAGAAATCCCAAAATAATATT from Crocosphaera sp. UHCC 0190 encodes the following:
- a CDS encoding CHASE domain-containing protein encodes the protein MTDPSSRFHSYLPLGISLLIGGGISVIAAWTGWNLELNQAKKVFEGQGDHLAQHIQQHLQEYIQVTNALGIFYEASDEVTGEDFRAFTTPFLEEYSGILGMAWAPRISQKERPLYEKKMKFEGFPDFTIWEKDGKNPENNSEYFPVTYGEPKAIYQSVIGLNLGSTESLNIPLQKARNTGKITASEPINLINGGIGFILYYPIYRRGSTVNTDSQRHQEFRGTAYTVYRLEDLIKMTLKHLPNYELSFYLIEQEPTKNNDIFLTFDAQSKQFKKSKNITLNLPSSCQQLLNCQRTLKVADRKWSLIITPNIKLFPIVVKSGIILMFGLGLTALVTAYIGKTLVEKKRIEELVEARTAELIKTTEELEERVKQRTAQLEAANQGKNELLGQMSHELRTPLNIILGFLELLNRDRTLTLEQQENLTIMRRSGEYLLTLFNDILEISKLEVGSDFVNPTSFNLKKLIEPIIEMLKLKAQSKNLQLILDIDLEVPTYIKTDENKLRQILINLLDNAIKFTDKGSITLRLVSNNQSWTLDEISNNNDSSQQIIWIEVEDTGCGIPLDIQQKVFEPFFRGIPTEGAGLGLSITQKLVHLMGGKIYLNSQVNQGTIIQFYLPIILPEEPEVSQIGANRKIIRLTPNQQEYRILIVDDHLENRQLLMKFLQPIGFQLQEANNGQEALEIWYNWRPNLIFMDTRMPIMDGYRAIQQIKDLTQQNKTTIIAISSGTLENDHINRLASVCDDILYKPFEIERLLHKIKLHLGVNYDYENEEREIKNEENLSIHLTPSSLEMMPLDWINQVSWAASAGDSQSLYKLIQQIPHQQIAVAIGMTELVNHFNFRQIRELTQPLMNES
- a CDS encoding diguanylate cyclase domain-containing protein, with translation MKTETPYQANILIVEDQLDNLRLLSNILQDQGYQVRQAIDGEMALLAAETQPPDLMLLDIKLPQLDGYQVCQQLKAKKNTAEIPVIFLSAFDQIGEKVKAFEMGGVDYITKPYQLEEVLARVENQVKISLSSQQLKGNNSQLKQQLKLTEAAQQFYSQPQIEAYLLHQAVAATHNGIIITDATHPDYPIMYVNPGFEKMTGYSLKEVKGKNCRFLQGSDRHQPQIEQLHHRIAEGKACCVILRNYRKDGSLFWNEVSLSPVLDESEKVIYYIGVQTDVSTRKRAEEEQQRYEASLNKMNRELHDLNYKLHRLANLDGLTEVANRRCFDETLEQEWRRLAREKKPLSLILGDIDYFKRYNDTYGHLGGDDCLKKVAKAIANTALRPADLVARYGGEEFAVILPETPHEGATQVAQRILEGIRALNIPHKASDVQPYVTMSLGVATMIPSLELDLKSLIDSADDALFKAKKQGRDQVVNARLS